The Sinomicrobium kalidii genome contains a region encoding:
- a CDS encoding MATE family efflux transporter: MKTALLKTRSVFNLLWQALSGRENNYISGSINRTIVLLSVPMVAELLMESLFVGVNLFFVSRLGADAISIAGATTSVVTLAYSVSVGLSIAASAVVSRRVGEKNFKAAGLTAMQVIYLAAPLAVIISTLCFIWTTDIMHLIGLSPGMIEKGATYSGVMFASSGFLILRMAVNGIFRGAGDASTAMRTQWLSNALCIILCPILIFGWGFVPAYGLLGVGIATGVARMTGVCYQAWHLIRGKTVMQIGREQLIFHFGIFKKVLRLAFGGTVQFIIPASSWVFMIKIISHFGENALAGYVLAQRVASIATMPAWGIGNAAGILTGQNLGAKQPERAEKSVWRAGMINMGFLILIAVCWIFLADPVVRIFTDIPKVIEHSTSYIHLISMAYVLLGYTMVISRALNAAGEVTEVTLLYILMFYVTQIPLSYILGIALDLGPRGVFAAILISEIVLATACIMVFRRGKWKKTKV, from the coding sequence ATGAAAACCGCTTTATTAAAAACGCGCTCTGTTTTTAATCTTCTGTGGCAAGCTCTTTCAGGGAGGGAAAACAATTACATTTCCGGAAGCATTAACCGGACCATTGTATTGTTATCCGTACCTATGGTTGCGGAGTTGCTCATGGAATCTTTATTTGTCGGGGTCAACCTTTTTTTTGTGAGCAGGCTGGGGGCAGATGCTATTTCTATTGCCGGGGCTACAACATCTGTTGTCACCCTTGCCTATTCCGTATCCGTAGGTCTTAGTATAGCAGCTTCGGCCGTAGTCTCCAGAAGGGTTGGCGAGAAGAATTTTAAGGCGGCAGGGCTTACCGCCATGCAAGTCATTTACCTTGCTGCACCGCTTGCTGTGATTATAAGTACGTTGTGTTTTATATGGACAACAGATATCATGCATCTTATAGGCCTTTCTCCCGGCATGATCGAGAAAGGGGCTACTTATTCCGGAGTAATGTTTGCATCCAGCGGATTTCTCATTCTCCGTATGGCGGTCAACGGCATATTCCGCGGAGCGGGAGATGCCTCTACGGCTATGAGAACACAATGGTTGTCCAATGCCCTGTGTATCATACTTTGCCCAATACTGATTTTCGGATGGGGTTTCGTGCCGGCTTATGGTCTCCTCGGGGTAGGTATAGCCACAGGGGTAGCCCGGATGACGGGAGTATGCTATCAGGCATGGCACTTGATAAGGGGCAAGACAGTAATGCAGATTGGCAGGGAGCAGTTGATCTTTCATTTTGGGATCTTCAAAAAAGTGCTCAGACTGGCTTTTGGCGGCACGGTGCAATTTATTATTCCGGCTTCCAGTTGGGTATTTATGATAAAGATCATCTCACATTTCGGAGAAAATGCGTTGGCCGGTTACGTTTTGGCCCAGCGTGTAGCATCTATAGCCACGATGCCTGCCTGGGGTATAGGTAATGCTGCCGGGATATTGACGGGGCAGAATCTTGGGGCAAAACAACCCGAAAGAGCAGAAAAATCGGTTTGGAGGGCAGGAATGATAAACATGGGGTTCCTGATACTTATAGCGGTTTGCTGGATTTTCCTGGCAGATCCGGTGGTAAGGATATTTACGGATATCCCCAAGGTCATTGAGCATAGCACCTCATATATACATTTAATTTCCATGGCTTATGTCCTGCTGGGGTATACCATGGTTATTTCGAGGGCCCTGAATGCCGCCGGAGAAGTGACGGAGGTAACCCTACTGTATATTCTCATGTTTTATGTGACACAGATTCCCCTTTCCTATATATTGGGGATTGCCCTTGATTTAGGTCCCAGAGGTGTTTTTGCGGCTATTTTGATCTCGGAAATTGTCCTGGCCACAGCCTGTATCATGGTCTTTCGCAGGGGGAAATGGAAAAAGACCAAAGTTTAA
- a CDS encoding IucA/IucC family protein, whose translation MTTTIDIFKDAQHLDANVWQKVNRKLLAKSLAELMREDIAKPKTISEEADGLTRFKLETDKENIHYTFSACLRFLNYWHVEKESIRKHEDGQELATVDVPDFFIELQHTFGMDSFTLTHYVEELSHTLYADAFIHSKGRLPAGVLVDSDFQTIEHHVADGHPWVIVNKGRIGFDSEDYGKFAPEADKNTRLAWIAAHKSRASLRLMTNMDRQAFYEKELGEEKTASFKKILTDVKVNTDDYVFIPVHSWQWQNKLVLQFASDIAEKYLIPLGVGEDLYSPQQSIRTFFNQSHPHKHYVKTTISILNTSHIRGLSPKQLSVAPRLTAWLKGMLESDPHLQDMGLVLLGEVASISYSHPKYSKIVDPPYQYNEFLGALWRESPVNFLKPGENLMTMASLLYVDDEGKSLVQELIERSGLSTEQWLTAYFNAYLKPILQIYYQHSICIDPHGQNVILVLKDYVPTRIALQDFVGDILLNEEAQEKLPREFSENMFVTSPNPENAPLNILIAVFDAFFRYLSNVLHTSANYPEASFWQCVYQIILEHQQEHPELKHKFEKYDIFIPEFKRLVFNSRRLFHGYDETSGFPHMRKSGLLPNPMYRIKTLEMATLNEN comes from the coding sequence ATGACAACCACTATAGATATATTTAAAGACGCACAACATCTCGATGCAAACGTCTGGCAAAAGGTAAACCGCAAGTTGCTGGCCAAGAGTTTAGCAGAACTTATGCGTGAAGACATAGCAAAACCGAAGACCATAAGTGAGGAAGCCGATGGCCTCACCCGGTTTAAACTGGAGACGGATAAAGAGAACATCCATTATACTTTTTCTGCCTGCCTGCGGTTCCTGAACTACTGGCATGTTGAAAAGGAAAGTATCCGGAAACACGAAGACGGACAGGAACTGGCCACTGTAGACGTCCCCGATTTCTTTATAGAACTTCAGCATACCTTTGGTATGGATTCTTTTACATTGACTCATTATGTAGAAGAGTTGTCACACACGCTGTATGCCGATGCATTTATTCATTCCAAAGGACGCTTACCGGCAGGCGTATTGGTGGATTCGGACTTTCAGACCATAGAGCACCATGTCGCGGACGGACACCCCTGGGTTATTGTAAACAAAGGACGTATCGGATTTGATTCGGAAGATTACGGCAAGTTTGCTCCCGAAGCCGATAAAAATACACGTTTGGCCTGGATTGCCGCCCATAAAAGCCGTGCTTCTTTACGTTTAATGACAAATATGGATCGGCAGGCGTTTTACGAAAAGGAATTGGGGGAGGAAAAAACAGCTTCTTTTAAAAAAATACTGACAGACGTAAAGGTAAATACAGACGATTACGTTTTTATTCCTGTGCATTCGTGGCAGTGGCAGAATAAACTGGTGCTGCAGTTTGCTTCTGATATAGCAGAAAAATATTTAATCCCCTTAGGAGTGGGAGAGGACCTGTATAGTCCCCAGCAAAGTATCCGTACTTTTTTTAATCAGAGCCACCCTCATAAACACTATGTAAAAACCACGATTTCCATATTAAATACCAGCCATATAAGAGGGTTGTCGCCTAAACAGCTATCTGTGGCCCCCCGCTTAACAGCCTGGCTTAAAGGTATGCTGGAGAGCGACCCCCATTTACAGGACATGGGATTGGTGTTGTTGGGAGAAGTGGCTTCTATCAGTTATTCGCATCCCAAATACAGTAAGATCGTAGACCCGCCATATCAATATAATGAGTTTTTGGGGGCACTTTGGCGGGAGAGTCCGGTAAACTTTTTAAAGCCCGGGGAAAACCTGATGACCATGGCTTCCTTATTATATGTGGATGATGAAGGGAAAAGCCTTGTCCAGGAACTCATAGAAAGATCGGGGCTTTCCACGGAGCAATGGTTAACAGCCTATTTTAACGCCTACCTTAAGCCGATACTTCAAATTTATTATCAGCACTCTATTTGTATTGACCCACACGGGCAAAATGTGATACTCGTATTAAAAGATTACGTCCCTACGCGCATAGCCTTGCAGGACTTTGTCGGGGATATATTACTCAATGAAGAAGCACAGGAAAAACTACCGCGGGAGTTCTCCGAGAATATGTTTGTAACATCACCCAATCCCGAAAATGCGCCGCTAAATATCCTTATAGCCGTTTTTGATGCGTTTTTCAGGTATTTGAGTAATGTATTGCACACTTCGGCAAATTACCCCGAAGCGTCTTTCTGGCAATGTGTATATCAGATAATTTTAGAGCATCAGCAAGAGCATCCGGAGTTGAAACACAAGTTTGAAAAGTATGATATATTCATTCCGGAATTCAAGCGCCTTGTTTTTAATAGCCGGCGTTTATTCCATGGTTATGATGAAACATCAGGTTTTCCGCATATGCGAAAAAGCGGGCTGTTGCCCAATCCCATGTATCGTATAAAAACATTGGAGATGGCAACACTAAATGAGAATTAA
- a CDS encoding acyl carrier protein, which translates to MTTTEQLYQVFAKAFEIPVETVNDQLEYHGIAEWDSMSHLVLVSELENSYGISIDTEDVLEMGNVEKVKRILQKYGIEIN; encoded by the coding sequence ATGACTACAACAGAACAATTATACCAGGTATTTGCAAAAGCTTTTGAAATACCTGTTGAAACCGTAAACGACCAACTGGAATATCACGGTATAGCCGAATGGGATTCCATGAGCCACCTTGTCCTGGTAAGTGAACTGGAAAACTCTTATGGAATTTCCATCGATACGGAAGATGTGCTGGAAATGGGAAATGTAGAAAAAGTAAAGCGAATACTACAAAAGTATGGGATTGAGATTAATTAG